Proteins from one Scleropages formosus chromosome 14, fSclFor1.1, whole genome shotgun sequence genomic window:
- the fam199x gene encoding protein FAM199X: MSDIYEKFLAPEEPFPLLSQRGNFSEEGTLDMSDFGCQLSSCHRTDPLRRLHSNRWNLTSCGTSVASSECSEELFASVSVGDQDDCYSLLDDQEFTSFDLFPEGSVCSDVSSSISTYWDWSDSEFEWQLPGSDVASGSDVLSDIIPSVPSSPCLVPKRKTKLHRNLDELPWSAMTNDEQVEYIEYLSRKVSTEMGLREQLDIIKIIDPCAQISPTDSEFIIELNCLTDEKLKQVRNYIREHGPRQRPGGARECWKRGGSASGTSDTSMASSASSSSGSSSSAASRASDVSRTHSEGNLSASAAERIRDSKKRSKQRKLQQKALRKRQLKEQRQARKERLSGLFLNEEVLSLKVPEEEDHEGDVEVLM, translated from the exons ATGTCTGACATTTATGAGAAGTTCTTGGCCCCGGAGGAGCCCTTcccactgctgtctcagcgAGGAAACTTTAGTGAGGAGGGCACATTGGACATGAGCGACTTTGGCTGTCAGCTGTCCTCTTGCCATCGCACAGATCCACTCCGACGGTTGCATAGCAACAG GTGGAATCTCACTTCGTGCGGGACAAGTGTGGCGAGTTCTGAGTGCAGCGAGGAGCTATTTGCCTCCGTTTCAGTAGGAGACCAGGACGACTGCTACTCCCTGTTGGATGACCAGGAGTTCACCTCTTTTGACCTCTTTCCCGAAGGAAGCGTCTGCAGCGATGTTTCATCCTCCATCAGCACCTACTGGGATTGGTCAGACAGCGAATTTGAGTGGCAG CTGCCAGGAAGCGACGTTGCAAGTGGAAGCGACGTTCTTTCGGACATCATTCCCAGTGTTCCTAGCTCTCCATGCCTGGTCCCCAAGAGGAAGACCAAACTGCACCGGAACTTGGACGAGTTGCCATGGAGTGCCATGACCAATGATGAGCAG GTGGAATACATTGAATACCTCAGCCGGAAAGTGAGCACAGAGATGGGATTGCGTGAGCAGCTCGACATCATAAAGATCATTGACCCATGTGCACAGATATCACCAACGGACAGTGAATTCATCATTGAGCTCAACTGTCTGACAGACGAGAAATTGAAGCAG GTGAGGAACTACATTCGAGAGCATGGGCCACGGCAGCGTCCCGGAGGTGCACGGGAGTGCTGGAAGCGGGGAGGAAGCGCCAGCGGGACAAGCGATACCAGCATGGCAAGCAGCGCAAGCAGCAGTAgtggaagcagcagcagtgctgcttcCCGTGCCTCTGATGTCAGCCGAACACACAGTGAAGGCAACCTGTCTGCCAGCGCCGCCGAGAGAATCCGCGACTCCAAG AAGCGATCAAAGCAGCGCAAGCTACAGCAGAAGGCCCTGCGGAAGAGGCAGCTGAAGGAGCAGCGTCAGGCACGCAAGGAGCGGCTCAGTGGGCTCTTCCTCAACGAGGAGGTGCTTTCTCTCAAAGTCCCCGAGGAGGAGGACCACGAAGGAGATGTCGAAGTCCTGATGTGA
- the LOC108931047 gene encoding lysozyme g-like translates to MASIYGDIMKVDTTGASQKTARQDNLTVTGVEASHLLAKADLSRMNNYKDIITNVAHKLQIDRAVICGIISRESRAGAALVNGWGDHGNAFGLMQIDKRSHKNLEGLWNSEAHVRQGTQILVDFIKGVSVKFPKWPKEHVLKGGIAAYNFGIRNVQTYERLDIGTTNNDYSNDVVARAQWFKNNGY, encoded by the exons ATGG CCTCCATTTACGGTGATATAATGAAGGTTGACACCACCGGTGCCTCCCAAAAAACTGCTAGACAAGACAATCTCACTGTCACTG GTGTGGAAGCCTCCCATCTGCTGGCCAAGGCAGACCTGAGCAGGATGAACAACTACAAGGACATCATCACCAACGTGGCACATAAACTCCAGATTGACCGCGCCGTTATCTGCGGTATCATTTCCCGCGAGTCCCGGGCTGGAGCCGCCTTGGTCAACGGCTGGGGCGACCATGGAAACGCTTTCGGACTGATGCAG ATCGACAAGCGGAGCCACAAAAATTTGGAAGGACTATGGAACAGCGAGGCGCACGTAAGACAGGGCACCCAGATACTCGTTGATTTCATCAAGGGCGTCAGTGTAAAATTCCCAAAGTGGCCGAAGGAGCATGTACTGAAAG gtggAATCGCAGCATACAATTTCGGAATTAGGAACGTCCAGACTTACGAGCGATTGGATATTGGCACCACCAACAATGACTATTCCAACGATGTTGTGGCCAGAGCTCAGTGGTTCAAAAACAATGGTtactga